The Rubricoccus marinus nucleotide sequence GGATCGGGGATGTCGCCTCCGGCGCCAGAGGCGGAGAGGCGGAGGGCGGCAGCGTGCGCGTCAGGACGCCGCGTAGCGCGTCGCGGTCGACTTCGGTACGCGAGACCACCTCGCGACCCAATCCGGGGCAGCCTCTGGCGGAAAACGCTTCGGCGAGGACGAGACCGGGCACGTCGCCGTCCTGCTCCGGAATCCCACCGACGACCTCGTAGAGCGGCGCGAGAAGCGCCATCCACCCGTCCGCGTCCAGCTCGCTCGCCACGCGCCGGTCGATCCGCGCGAGAAGGTGCCCGAGCTCCTCGCGCTCGAACGTCTCCATGCCCTTTTTCTCGACATAGCGGCGCACGATCTCGGCGAGGTACGGGTACACGCCGAGCGTTTTCAGCCCGTGCAGCACCTCTGGCGCCGGAGCGGTCCCCTCCGGGATCAGCTGCTCGGGAAGCGCCTCCGACGGCATGACCAGAGTCGCCAAGAGCTCGCTGCATGTTTCGCGGACGGCAGGCTTCCAGGCATCGGCGGGGAAGCGCGCACCGGCAAGCGCCTCCTCACGCCACGCCTCCGGCGTGCGGCTGAGCCACGGCGCGGCCTCGTCCAGGCGCGCGCCGGCCTCGCGCTCCAGCGTCTGGCGCATCGCGTGCGCGAGAAGCGGCGGGAGCTGAGCGAGGTCGGCGCGGGCGTGCGAGCGGTCCGCGGCGAGGGTCTCAAAAATCTGACGGGCGAGCGCGTCCGAGAGGGCGTCGAGCATGTGTGGAGAGGGGCGGTTCGCGAAGCTAGCGCGCAGGCGCTGGGAAGGGCGGGGCTGGCACAGGCCTCTGGCGCCAGAGGCGGTCAACGGCGCAGCGGCCGCGCTCGCGCCCGGGGGGCGAGGAGAATCCAGCGCCGCACGCCTCGCGTGGGGCCTAACGAGGCACGCGGAGGCGTCCGCAGCGCGTGGATCTGGAACGTTACGGTTTCAATTCAGAGGCGTGTTGTGGCCGGAGGTCCGCCTGGCCCATATCGCTGCTACCTCCGCTTGTCTGTTCCCCGATGCTCCCTGCTCCAGCACCCACACTTCCACCTCGGGATGCCTCGGTGCTGGGCCCCACGTTGCCGCGCTCCGGCGCGGACGAAGCCTTTGAGCGGGTAGCATGCCTGGCGGCGCGTACCACCTCCGCGCCGGTGGCCCTCGCCGGGCTCTTGGACCGCCAGAGGCTAATCGTCCGGGGCGCGAGCGGGATGTGTGCGAGCGAGGCCGAGCCGTCCCTCGCGCAGTCGTTCTGCCGTCACGTCGCCGAGCGCAACGAGGCCGTCCGGATCGATCACGTGCGACCAGACGCCAGAGGCGGGGCCGCTTCCGATGTGGTCGCGTGCCTCGGCGTGCCCGTCCGCGCGGCCTCTGGCGAGGTGCTCGGCGCCCTCTGCGTCACGGACTCCGTGCCTCGGGACTGGACCAACGGCGACGAGGAGGCGCTGGCCTCCCTGGCCACGATGCTCACCCACGAGATGGAGCGTCGCGACGCGCTCTCGCGGCTCGCAGCCGCCGAACGCGCGCGCGACGACGACCGGGCGCTGCTGCGGGGCGGCTTCGACGCCATCGAGGACATCTTCTACGTTCTGGACACCCGCTCGCGGCTTGTCCGCTGGAACAGCCAGCTCTGCGCCGTCAGCGGGTACACCCCCGCCGAACTCCGGGGGGTGCTCGCCGAAAAGCTGTTCGTCCCCGAAGACCGGCCGCGCATCCACGCCGCGATGGCCGAGGCCTACCAGAATGGCCGGGCTATCGTGGAGGCCACGATCCTCTCGAAGGACGGGCGGGAAATCGCGTACGAGATCAGCGGAAGCCCGCTGCTCGACCGCACCGGCGCGCAGATCGGCCTGTGCGGCACCTGCCGCGATATCACAGAGCGGAAGCGGGCCGAGGCGTCACTCCGCCTGAGCGAGTCGCGCTTCCGCGGGCTGATCGAGGCCTCGCCGGACCTCTTCTTCCGCGTCACTGCCGACGGCCGCTATCTCGACATCGTCGCCCCCGACGACAACCTGCTGGCGAAGGAGAAGAACAGCCTCATCGGCAGCACCCTGTTCGAGTCGCTCCCGGCGCCTCTGGCGGCCCGGATCCACAGCGTGATGAGGGCCGCGAGCGAGAGCGGCACGCCTCAGAACATGGAGTACGAGCTCACGACTCAGGACGGGACCGACCGCCTGTTCGAGGCGCGGATCGTGCCCGCGGGCAAAGACGAGGTGCAGGCCATCATCCGGGACGTGACCGACTACAGGATCGCCGAGCGCTCCGTCCGCGAGAGCGAGGTCCGCTTCCGCTCGTTCGTTGAGGCGACCGCTCTGGTCGTGTGGCAAGCCGACGCCGAAGGCAACGTGACCGAGCTCGGAGGTTCGTGGGCGGAGTTCACCGGTCAGACGCCAGAGGAGACCGAGGGTTGGGGCTGGACCGACGTCCTCCACCCCGAAGACGTGCCCCGCACCGTGGAGGTGTGGACCTCCAGCATCGCGCGGCGCGTGCCTCTGGCGTTGGACTACCGCGTGCGCCGCCACGACGGCGTCTACCACCGGTTTAGCGTCCGTGGCGTGCCCGTGTTCGACGGGGACGCGTTCCTGGGCTGGGTCGGCACGTGCAGCGACGTGGAGGAAAAGCTGAAGGCCGAAGAAATGAGCTCGTGGAACAAGGCCGAGATGCTCCAGCGCGAGAGGCTGCTCACCGGCGTCGCGAGCGCGCTTACGCGCTTGCTGACGGACGACATGGACGCCGCCGTTCCGGATGCTCTGGAAGAGCTCGGGAGGGTCACCGACGCCGACCGCGTGTACGTCTTCGGGATCCACAAAGGCGTGCTCGTGGACGAGACGCTCTTTAGCCAGCACTACGAATGGGCGCGCGAGGGCGTCGAGCCGCAGATCGACAACCCGGAGTTGCAGAACTGCCCGTTTGGGGAGGTCGGCCTCGCGCGTTGGGAGTCCGAGCTAAAGGCTGGGCGCTCCATCTCGGGGCTCGTCCGCGATCTCCCAATCGAGGAGCAGGCGGTTCTCCTCAAGCTCGGTATCGAGTCCATCCTCATCGTCCCCATCCGGACCGCGGGCGAGGTGTGGGGCTTTCTCGGCTTCAGCGACTGCTCCCGCGCCCGGGCGTGGTCTGCCGCCGAGGAGGCCACGCTAGCTGCCGCCGCCGCCAGCCTGGGCGAGGCCATCCAGCGCCAGAGGCAGCAGGCCGAGCTCGCTAAAAACGAAAAGCGCCTCCGCCTCGCGCTTGATGCGGCCAACATGGGTTCGTGGGAGGTGGACGCGCAGACCGGCGCGGTGACGTGCTCGGCGCGCACGTATGGCCTTTTCGGACTGCCCGAAGGAGACGGAGACGACCTGGGCTTCTGGATCGGGCACGTCTTGGAAGAGGACCGGGACATGGTGGTGGAGACCATCACGGGCGCCCCGGATGCCGATGTCGGGGTGTTCGTAATGGAGTACAGAGCCCGCGTGGATGGTGCCATCCGGTGGTTCCGCAGCAACGGGCGCGTAGAACGCGACGCCAGAGGCCGGCCCACACGTACGGTGGGCACCGCGCGCGACATCACGGACGAGAAGGTCTACGAGGAGGCGCTGATCGAGGCGAAGGAAGCCGCGGTCACCGCGCGTGAGCGTGCCGAGGAGACCGCGCGCATGAAGAGCGTCCTGCTGGCCAACATGAGCCACGAGATCCGGACGCCGCTCACCAGCATCATCGGGTTTGCGGACCTGCTGGCCAGCGAGGTCAGCGGCGATCAGCAGGAACTCGTGGAGCCGATCGTCTTCGGCGGGCGCCGTCTGATGCACACGCTCACGTCCGTGCTCGACCTCGCGCAGATGGAGGCCGGCCGCCGCCACCTCAACCTCGCGGACGTGGACGTGCAGGCGGCGGTGACCTCGGCCGGTGACCTGTTCCGCACCCAGGCCGAAGCCAAGGGGCTCCGCTTTGTGGTCGCGCCGTGCGACGCGCCGGCCGTGATCCGGGGAGAGGACGCGGCGCTGCACCGCATTATCGCCAACCTCGTCTCCAACGCGATCAAGTTCACCGAGTCCGGCGGCGTCACCCTCTCGACGAGCGTGGCCTCTGGCGCCGTCACCATCCGCGTTCAGGACACCGGCGTCGGCATCGGCGAAAGCTTCGTGCCGGCCCTGTTCGAGGACTTCCGGCAGGAGTCCGAGGGCGAGGCACGGCGGTTCGAGGGCAACGGCCTGGGGCTGGCGATCTCGAAGCGCCTCGCGGAGATGATGGGCGGGACGGTCACCGTCGAGAGCGAGAAAAACGTGGGCAGCACGTTTCTCGTCCAGTTCCCGCTCGCCGGGTAGCGTCGCGCCTCTGGCGCCACGCCAGAGGCCGTACTCCGCACGTTGGCTGCGCGCTAGAAGTGCTTGAAGCCGTCGGCCTCCATCGGGATGACCGTGCCGTCCGGCATCCGCAGCGCGACGCCTTCCTCAGGCTCTACGATGTTGCCGACGACCGCGTACGAGTCCTTGGGCAGCACCTCCAGGGCCTCTTGCGGGGCGGTGAACATCAGCTCGTAGTCCTCGCCGCCGTAGAGCGCCCACGTCTCGGCGCGCTTGGCGAGCGCCTCGGCGGCCTGCATCGTCTGGATGTGGACCGGGAGCAACCCGGCCTCCACGACCACGCCGACGGTGCTCTGAATGGACAGGTGATGCGCCT carries:
- a CDS encoding PAS domain S-box protein, which codes for MLPAPAPTLPPRDASVLGPTLPRSGADEAFERVACLAARTTSAPVALAGLLDRQRLIVRGASGMCASEAEPSLAQSFCRHVAERNEAVRIDHVRPDARGGAASDVVACLGVPVRAASGEVLGALCVTDSVPRDWTNGDEEALASLATMLTHEMERRDALSRLAAAERARDDDRALLRGGFDAIEDIFYVLDTRSRLVRWNSQLCAVSGYTPAELRGVLAEKLFVPEDRPRIHAAMAEAYQNGRAIVEATILSKDGREIAYEISGSPLLDRTGAQIGLCGTCRDITERKRAEASLRLSESRFRGLIEASPDLFFRVTADGRYLDIVAPDDNLLAKEKNSLIGSTLFESLPAPLAARIHSVMRAASESGTPQNMEYELTTQDGTDRLFEARIVPAGKDEVQAIIRDVTDYRIAERSVRESEVRFRSFVEATALVVWQADAEGNVTELGGSWAEFTGQTPEETEGWGWTDVLHPEDVPRTVEVWTSSIARRVPLALDYRVRRHDGVYHRFSVRGVPVFDGDAFLGWVGTCSDVEEKLKAEEMSSWNKAEMLQRERLLTGVASALTRLLTDDMDAAVPDALEELGRVTDADRVYVFGIHKGVLVDETLFSQHYEWAREGVEPQIDNPELQNCPFGEVGLARWESELKAGRSISGLVRDLPIEEQAVLLKLGIESILIVPIRTAGEVWGFLGFSDCSRARAWSAAEEATLAAAAASLGEAIQRQRQQAELAKNEKRLRLALDAANMGSWEVDAQTGAVTCSARTYGLFGLPEGDGDDLGFWIGHVLEEDRDMVVETITGAPDADVGVFVMEYRARVDGAIRWFRSNGRVERDARGRPTRTVGTARDITDEKVYEEALIEAKEAAVTARERAEETARMKSVLLANMSHEIRTPLTSIIGFADLLASEVSGDQQELVEPIVFGGRRLMHTLTSVLDLAQMEAGRRHLNLADVDVQAAVTSAGDLFRTQAEAKGLRFVVAPCDAPAVIRGEDAALHRIIANLVSNAIKFTESGGVTLSTSVASGAVTIRVQDTGVGIGESFVPALFEDFRQESEGEARRFEGNGLGLAISKRLAEMMGGTVTVESEKNVGSTFLVQFPLAG